The Rosa rugosa chromosome 3, drRosRugo1.1, whole genome shotgun sequence sequence AAGCACATTTGAAAGGGTTCATCTTGAGCTGGTACTTGCGTAGTCTATCAAACACCCTTCTTAGGTCTTACAAGTGATCCGCTCTCTTTTTTGACTTGACCACTAAATCGTCGACATAACATTCCACGTACTTGTGAAGCATGTCTCTGAAGATTTTCTGCATGGCACGTTGATATGTTGCACCAACATTTTTCAACCCGAATGGCATGACTTTGTAGCAAtaaatgacaggacccgccccgaatttcaccctgaaatccgaggtggccctgcggggcccaccttagagataactctaccgagaactggtcgagtcacccctaaagaggactacccaaaatagtaacccacaatagatcagagccaaacaaagaagcgcggaagctattcgtcaactatgcctcgatccatgtacgcccgacctcaactaatagcgcctgcaaactgggcattagaaaccgaaaggcccaggggaaagtagacgaaaaacgttagcgtgagtggacaaaaataaacaatttaaaataagaaggatttcatactttcccacatttattcatttaaaaactcgatgcatgcacaaatggtaaaacacatttagctttaaaaccaagaatttcaaaacgataaaccgactagcctcgctagtcacaacattcgaaaaatatatcgtaaaaccgaaatctcgtttctcaaaaagataagaccagccccgctggctacagtgaaaatcggactagccctgctagtcaagcaacgataaaatatggggaagaagtttcaccatacgaaagaagggagcctcccaggctcgggtcggagtgtcccacactctggagcatcccatgctctgctcttactcacccacaaacacatagtaagcagggaggagtactaataggctagctagcaataaatatgacgacccaggtatggcgggtaaaaactaataaaatccaataaatccttaaggcttccccatgtcccacgaataaagaaaacacgggtacgattcccaaccgtacccggaaattctcgtaaaacgtcgtataaatcaacagcgtgtcccacacgctaagaaaataattagatcatcaacaaggcattcccaatgccaaaaccgaaagtcgatagataaataagaaataactgcatcgaaatcccatttcgaaaagctttccagaaatctcaaaacaacgaatagaaatataattaattccggaaatcacctcggaaaaataattcgtccaaattcaacatcaattataaattcgaatccgagcataacaaattaataatcaaaattcacaaccggtataaatcataattacttcatgaaaatcattattgaaagcaaatccacgagataaattgaaatcaaattccaaaatcaattcatatgctcggaaaataatatgttaattaaataaagcatactttaataaataaatgcatgcatcacttatttgaaaataaaagtccactcacagtactaatgggcgaccacgcaaacgagttccttcatctagccgtagctcgcaacattgccctgtacacaattatatttccgtaaacggcaattcgaataaaataaatacgaacctaaacgaaacccgaaaatctctatctccaatacttctcaaattccacccaaatctcttccacaacaccaattcctcaatctacatattccacaatgaaaacgagggaaatccaacggccggatttcccacaattccatcacaaaacttcaaacttcggaaattcacaaacaattccaaactcctccaaaattcaccaaacttcacatacaagctctatgataattatagaatttaactagccagaaaaagaaattaaaaagctaccctagccgccgctaccgccgccgccgccaccaccagctccgatggccaccaaactttggcagcagcacctactcaacggacccaacgttttattcaactaccactaagccagaaaacgtctagaactagttcaacaattaaggtaaacattgaacccaaaaccgtgaatagtgcaagaatttcaaaccttcaattcttcctccatgcttcaaatcgctgcaaaagatttggggagtatcatctacatcgcaagccgcttccaaatgattatggttcgtcgccggaggtggccggaatcgggagaaactggcgttgaccacttctgctacagtgaaacttccacagctcgatgcgtcattttccggccaagccgccatgagccatcaccgcaggcaccaagaggaggtcgagacgagtccgtagccaccggttttacgctttttggtggccggaaagagaaagcaaccggagttgcagaggtgagagagagagagcaagagctcggggacgagagagagaacacgcgggggaagagaaagagaaaaagaaaaagttaccggccacagtgaaaaattcaaatatatactacttaccatgaacagtaattttcacattttcgcttataacttttgcatacgagctccgatttttacgtaccacatatgtacgcgctcggtttaacgtcccctacaactttcatgaagaacattttctcaaattttgacccgaacaaaaaatcaatttttagggccactaaaagcactaaaccgaaagtaaaagtgaaagtaaaggtcgtttaccgtccaaatgactagtaaacaggtaaattgagatacgggacgttacaataaATGCCTTTGGGAGTGCGGAATGCAGTAAGCTCTTCATCTTCTAAGGCCATCCTTATTTGATTGTATCCGGATGACCCATCCATGAAGGATAAAGCTTCATGCCCTGTTGTTGCATCCACCATGAGTTCAATAATGGGCAAAGGGAAGTCATCTTTCGGACACGCGTCATTTAAGTCGCGGAAGTCCACACATACACGGAGTTGTCCGTTCTTCTTCTTGACAGGAACAATATTTACAATCCACTTAGGATATTGAACCTCTCTAATGAAACCTGCAGCAATCAACTTATCAACTTCAGCTTCAATTTGAGGAAGGAGTTCTGTCCGAAAGCGTCGTTGTGTTTGCTTGATCGGTCGAGCCTCAGGTTTAACTGCGAGACGATGAACCGCTACCTTTGGGTCAAGGCCAGGCATTTCTTTGTACGTCCATGCAAAGACGTCTTTATATTCAAGAAGCAGATCATAGTAttcattttcttctttgggACTCAGCGAAGCGCTCACGAAGATAGGTCTTGGATCTTCCTCAGTTCCCAAATTGAGCTCTTTAAGCTCGTCGACAGTAGCTTGCCCCCCGTCTTCAAGTTCTGGAGGAGCTTCATCTACTTCATCCTCGGAATGATCAGGGTCATCTTCTTCAAAAGCCTCTGCTTCTGCTACCGTGATATGATAGGCAGACTGAACAATCTCATCTTCGCTATTGCCATCAACATTACTCTTTGTAACTTGGCCAGTGAGTACGATGGTGTGCTCCTTCACTTTGAGTTGTTCACTTGAGCTCACCTCTAACACAGAGCGTCGCTTCATGAGTGACGGGATGAGACTTCGGATCTCTTTGTCGTTTCCTTGGTCGTCGATCCCCTTTCTCTTTCGCCTTTGTTGGGCGCTTGTATTCTCTCAAGTGCCTACTTTCGAGGGGCTGACTCAGATTTCTTATTTCCTTCATCGGAAGATGACAACCTACTGAACACGGAAGCTCGAGTGGTCGTTTGGGTGATGCGATTGAAAACTGAGATTCTGCTTGTTGATGTGTCGACACGATCAAATACAGAAACTCGAGGCGCCAACTCATCAACTTGTTCAGGCACTGCAGCTTGAGAATTAGGATGAATGCGATCAAGTGCAAAAACGCGAGAGGCAGATTTAGATTCTTGAGTCTCTTCTTCTACTACTTCGACACTGATGTGTTGCGTGCTTGCCTTCgcaacttttcttcttcctgaaattttgattggtttgccTGGTACAAAACCAAGACCTGCTTTAGCAAGGTCAGCTGTGCATCCTTGCTCTCTCAACCTCCTTTAGGATTCATTAAGCTCATGCACCTTTTTACCAGGGATGACTTGGTCACCTTCCTTGCTCGACGAACCAAAGTCATATCCGGCCTTTGCTAGCAGCTTATAAGCGTTAGGGTCGAATCCTTCCTTTGTCCTTTTGTCAGGAAGTGTACCGTGCTCTGTCTTGCCTTGAATCGGTTTGACAAACCCCTTTAGTGGCTGCTTGGTGGGAGTTGCGTTGCTCAACTTCGTCAACGGTATGGTTGATGTTTCTTTTAGCAATTCTACGTCCTTCTCATCTAGTTTTCGCGGATGTTCTTGCTCATTTGCCTCCAAAAAAGGATATTCCCCTTCTTTTCGCCTAGACTTTGGCACATAACGAAGGACTGGAGCGGAGGAGCTGATTTTGTTCTTTGAAGCTGCCACTCTAGTTTCCGAAGAAACTTTATGTGGTTCCTCATTGCGATTTCTTGCCATGCTGGATTCTGCTTCCTTATTACGCACTTCTGCAGTCTTCCCTGTAGAGGGTACTccaactgggagaacttccttTACTATTTCATCATCCATATAGAACTTGGAATCCCCAAAGTAAGATTCAGCTTCAGTGAATGGTTTAGTATCACCTGCTACCATTTTTACTCCGCCATCGTAGAACTTGAAGCATTGATGAAGAGTGGAAGGGACGACACCATTTTCGTGAACCCACGGTCGTCCCAACAATAAATTATAGGGGGTCTTCGCATCGATCACGTGGAACAAAGTGTTCGACTTCATTTCTCCAATTGTCATATCCACTCTGATCATGCCTATGGCTCTTTGCCCCCCTTAGTTGAAGCCTTGAATCATGAGACGGCTTTGGGACAACTCTTCCACATTGATGCCAAGCTGCTTCATAGTCGACCTAGGCATAATGTTTACAGCAGACCCTCCGTCTACAAGCATGCAGTTTAGCTTTTGATCTCGCACATACCCTGTCACGAAGAGAGGTCTATTGTGCAGCTTAGAGCCTAACTGAAGGTCTTCATCCGTAAAATGAATGGCATCACAATCTGCAACACACATGACTCATTCCTTCGGTTTTACCTTGTTAATCTCTGTGGAGTACTTGCTTATGTCTATCAGCACCTATACCAAAGCACATCTTGCCGATTTTGGCAATTGTAGTAGATCAAAAATGCTAAAGTGCAATGGTAGGTCTTCTAGCTGCTTCAACACCTCGTTCTCCTCTGAAGTTTGGTTCATATTGACCTTGCTTGACTCAGCCTTGGcagaatccttcgaaccaatttcGTAGCTTGTTGTCATGTGGGCAGCTCTCACCTTTTCTTGTTCGTTGCCTCTCTTGGGAAAGACTTTTGTTGATGAAATCACACTATGGGGTCTTCGAACGGAAGGATTGCTCCACTCTTTGAAAAATCTTGTCCCACCTTTCTCGAGACGCTGACGACTTTCTTGTGATTGCTTGAATTTTGCTTGAGTGATAGGCAAAACATGGCGATGGGCTCTTGCGTGCCTTCCTTCGAGTGACAAGTATCCATCCCTCATCATCGACAACTGGGTCAACTTTAGGAGTTGCAACAGGTGCGAGGCTTGCTTGCTGGATTGGATTGACTTCCTCTAACTTTGACTTTATGCATGGCTTTCTCGAAAGCTGATATGGTGCTTTCATTGGAAGAGAAGGCAACGGGGCGGGCTCAAATGACCCAAACACGATGGTAGTGCAGTTTACCTCAGCAACATCATCGACATCCAGCTCAATCCTTCCTTGCTTGGCAAGATTCATTATTAAATCCTTCAGAACGAAGCATTTCTCAACTGGGTGACTGACGATCCGGTGGTACCTGCAGTATTTCGGGTCCTTGACACGATGCATTTCCTCGAGCCACTTGCATTCTGGGAGCTCTATCACCATCTTCTCAAGTAAATCTTCCAACATGCCTGCCATGTCAGAatctgggaagggatatgtcttTTGTTGCCATTCCTTCAACGAACGCTTTGTTCTGTCGTAGGTGCGAGTTGGCTCTGCTTTCTTAACCTCCTTATCTCGTGTAGAGATTTTGACTGGGGCAATGTTGACGACCATCGATTCTTTTGCAGATTTCTTCGGTGCCTTGTCAATCTTGCTTCCGAAGACCTTGTATTTCCTTTGGTCACCAAGAGAATTCAATGCTaggatctcggaaatgaaggaaAATTGAAGATGCGTGGGTAACGGAACGGTcttcaaggaggtaaccgctccgtttcgagattatcttttgaaactgttttaatttgcAATTAAGGCAAAGTGGAACGCTTTGTTGCCTACAAAATTAAAAGATATATTTGGGCCAATAAAAGTGGGCtaaataatattaataatattcatattataaaaataatGGGCCTACTACTGAGAGGCCTAAAGGCCCCGGCCCGTATAAGTCAGACGGAGGAAATGTTCATCCAGACGAAAGCCAGCGTCAGCGGCGACTTGTTCGGCCTGTTGGGCTGCCCCGCGAGCCTGGGCCAGGGTTTGAGATAGCGTCTCGGAAGCGGCCAGGGGTTGCTCCAGTTGGGCTTCCGCATGGGTAATCCTGGCCCTCACAGCAGATAATTGGGCCTGAAGGTCTTGGATCTGAGACTGAAGGTGATTCTCCGCGAGTGTCATTTCCCTAATATGAGAGGCCCGTTCACCCAGGAAATTGCGCAGAGAGTCCATCTGTTGAGCAAGGGCCTGATGATGGGTTTGAGCCTGCATGGCCTGCGCCTTCGTGGCTGTTTTCTCGTTGAGCCACCTAGGGAGATCCTCCAGCAATTTGTCAATGTCAAGGAACTGGGCCTCAGTGATGGCACCCTCGCGGCGAAGTACTCTAAGGTACTCTAAAGCTCTCGCGGGGGCGCCAGGCGTCAGAATGTCATGGCCCAGGAGACGACGAAGACCTTCCCTAGCATCATTTACAACTCCGAGAGGAGTTACTTCGAGCACGCGGGCCAACCGCTCTAGTCTGGAAGGTTCAGCAGGAGGTGCTTGCGGTGTAATTGGGGCAACAACGACTGGAGCCTCGTGAGGCTCCGCGATAGGAGCTGCCTCAGGCTCAGGGTTCACTTCTTCCCTTGCTTCAAGCACTTGGGGGGGCAGGCTCATTATCAGCTTCGACCGCAACTTCTGGTTCAGCAGGATTCTCGCCAGCCATTCCCTCGACGTTGACCACCGCCTCCTCAATGCGGGCAGAACTCTGACCCTGACAAGAGAGATCAGAGTATCAACAAGGAGTCAAGAAAGATAAATTAGAGCAAGAATTATTTGAGAAGAGGTACCTCTTCAGTGTGTTACTCGTGGGAGTTGATTGGAGTTTCTTCAGCTATCACTGGAGGAATTGATGTTCCCATCACCGCTTGTTCCTGACCACCCATAATAACATTAGGGGCTGAATCGGGCACTACTTGCTCCAGGATGGTAGTCGCGATTGGTTCATCGCGAGGAGTGCCAGGAGGGGGCATTCTCCTCTCAGCCTCAGGTGAACTGTCATTTGAAATCTACACTGGCACCAGGGCCAAGTGTGAATCACCCGCGGCATTGATCGGAGGTGGAGAGCTGGTCGAGTTTGGTGGCATCTAGGCTTGCGAGGAGTTTCCTTCACCGCCGGCTGTGGACGGTCCTTCCCCACTCTGCCTTGAGGGACTTGTAGACCTGTAGACCTGTCACGAACCTGCAAAGGATGAGCGTTATAGGATGGAAGCCAAAAAGGAACAATAAGTTTGTTGCTTTACATAATCATATAATACCAGTCGGTCGGCGATCGGTTCATCGTCTTCCCAGGGGTCAGTCAGAAGGTCGGAGCGGCTGCGTTTGCGGGCTAGAGCGGCAGCGACCTATTGAGAATAAGGGAGTCAGGTTGGAGttgaaaagaaaatatcagGACTTTGAAATTTAGCAATAAGGATTTCTTACCTCCTGAGGGTCTTCATCGTCAGAAGGGTATGTGGCTTCAGGCTCTGTTACCACATCCTTTTGCTTCACGGCCTGACCAGTGGCCGGAGGAAGATTAACCGTTTGATTGCCGGAGGGCGGCAGACTTCTCCGCTGAAATGAGATATGAGTTAAGGGGGGGTGAAAGCAAAAGAAGTAAAGTAAAGAATATGCGAAGGAAATTACCTCTTGTGATGGCTCGCGGATTATGATTCCGGCTTGAACAGGGCGcagggctcgcgcgggtcgcggagcctgCACAGGTCGTGGGGATTGTGCTCCATCTTCAGGGAAGTGAGCGAGCAATTCAGAATCGGTATCATAAGGATACCTCAAGTCTTGGAAGAGGGTCGCAAAGAGCTCGTCGTCCCGCTGTTTCCAGTAGTTAACAGAGACTTGAGACCACCAGTGGTCGTAGTCCTCGGCGACTCCATCGATCGGGACGAGTTCATCGGCCCAGTTCGGAAGATTAACTTAAGAAAGCATACTTTGGGCAGGAGGAGGCCCAGTTGCGGGGCCAATTCTGCCCAGGAGGTGTTGTAGTTACAAACATCATAGAGAGGGAATGGCACTAACTGAGCCCGCCCgagttggcgagcgaagtgATTAGGAGCATAAAGCTCATAACTGATGTCGTCAGCAGCGAGCCTAATATCTGAGCaggagatcgcgcggcgaaagGCCAAGCGCCTGCGATCGCTATATGCAGGATCCCCAGGAAAGAACCCATGTTCGAGTGGAGGCGGGAAACTTCTACTAAGCACCAGGTCTAAGTCTGGCATCTCGTCCAGAAGGTATAAATATGATAAACATTCAGAATATGGTGGAGAAGTGTACCTTGCCTCgcggcagagccactgacgtaGAAGTACGTCAGCCGAGGGAAGCGGTGGAATATCTTGCCGGCGAAAGTGAGGGAAATAGACTTGTATCCAGAAGTCTAGGACCCAGAAGGGGCCGGAAATGACAGTCTCAAAAGGATGCATCGTGGCCTGATAAAGGGTGCGATATAGCGCGCCTGGTATGGGTTGTCTGAGACCTACACGGCGGCCGTTGTAGAAGGTCGTGGCCAGAGAAGTCCAAGGACCAATGGGCTTGTTAGAAGAGGTGCAAAAAATGAATTTGCAGAGCCAGTATTCCAAAAAGGCTATACCACCGGTCACATTGTGCTCCTTGCGATAATGGGTCAGCCATCATGGATAGGAACTGCTGTGGATGCCGCGGCCGGTTTGAACCATGTGCGAGGAAAATTTGACGgaatcgaattggccatgcacgTAGGGCTCGTCGTCAATAGGTAGGCCGGTGATAGCAAGAATATCCAGCAACGTGATGCTCATCTAGCCGAACCGGAAATCGAAAATGTTGCTggcggtgttccagaagcaaagaatgGCGACCAGTGGCTAACGATTGCCACTGCGAGGAAGGTGGAAACATAGATCGATGGTGTGGGTAATACCCTCCGCGTCCCAACGAGCCAGATCCCTCGCTCGAACTTCGCGATACCAGGCGAGTTCCGCCGCGTTGATCGTAGGCCAAAACCCTATCTTGGCTCTGTACTGATGTGCACCCCAACTGCTGAAATCTCCAAGGGTCCTTCGGAGGAATGGAATGGGTCGGCGAATGGGTAGACCGTAGAGGGCGATGGCGTCTTCTGGAATGGAATCTCGCGGGGTAGGACCCAGTCCAGCTTGAGAATTGGGGAAACTGAGTAGCGGAGGCCTCTTGAGGGTGGTATGAGCGAAGCAGCGGGTACCGATGCCAGTTCCCCAGGTATGGGCGGCCGCCTCGTTGATTTCTTCCTCTTGATCGATAATGATTTTTCTTGGgtggagccatttctgggtttctctgAGAAGATAATGTGGAACAAGAAGGTTTTCTGGGTTAAGGAGACTGggagagtttctgatgtgacaggtctgaaatGGCGAtgggatttaaataagagattttgtgagggaaacgatgcgacgaaaagacgtttAACAACTGAACAAACGCAAGCCTTCATTTATGGCCTCGTTTATGTCATAAGTAGTGTCACTTAAGTCCTCTTCGATCAGTTACAATTTAGCGGGCCTGATctcgaggcctggggggcaatgtttgagcccaaaagtatttttggcaagatccctttAGGGGATTTAGCATAGCGAGCCGATACATGCGGCCCAAAATTaagtctacttgggtttgggttatagcttcgcccattctgagatccataaggaaaacgagcccttattggaatcaagtagcggagattgaataggaaacttcaatcaataatccttctatggcaaggaacagtcaaAACCCTAAGGGTATAagtaccaggtttcaaggatgAAAAAGACACAACttttcaatcaactaatctctcagattatcaaagcctctccggagcaaacctattCTCAACGTCAGTTGAAActagcgaagcaagggtaacgccctcgcaacccagcgaagctaaagtcacgctttagcaaaccctgtgctttctcctacttcccggtgattgctctgctcaacctacaacgttgagtatcaaCTCGGTGACTCAAGAGATCACAACacaagcccttatccgtaagacaagaagtccttttccgaaaggcagagaaaaaaacctagtgacgaggttggtgctctcctcgtccacagcgtttgagaagaagtcaagtcaagggactccccgacgactgcaccccacggtgctggcacgcctgcgcacactcaaaagagactgtttgcaaccagactggttttggagccaaacaacttcAACTACTTCATGGACGGTTTCGATTTCCAACCATGCTCCCGACAGCAACTTCAACTACTCATGAAAACAGTAATATAAGAGTTTAATATATGAATATATAATTGTTGCTTATTCGATGAAAACATGATCTCATTTATATCCGAAGTTGATTAGACAAAGCATGAATCTCATGTAATAATTATAGGCCTCTCAATTAAAGGGCAGGTGCTCTCTTACACGTTGCACCAGTTCTAAGCTGGCCCTGCGAACTCCCAGCCTGAAAAGGAGCCATCTTTGAGTTCTAGGACAGTTTCCATTACCCAGAAATCCGAACTCCCAAGACAATCGCACATTGCTTATACCCATTAAGGGATCCATTTAAGAGAAAGAGCATTCGCCTCTAGGGCAGAGGCAAACGACATTGAGTTCTAAAGCTCCTAAACTCTTCCATTTAATTAATAAGAGATAATACAAAACTTATACAGAAACACTTTTCCTAGTGCACTCCAATAGTAATTTATTCTTCATATTACATAGGATTATTGGAATTACAACTATGACATATATAATAATACTTGCAATCTTGATAAACATTATACAGAGGATGTATCATTGCTCATTGCGGTTAAAAGCTTCTGAGCTTACCACAATCATAATCAGCCTTCTTCAACAGCAACCCGGCCAGGATTGGAGAGAAAAACTTGTCCCTCAAGAAAGTCATTATTTTTCCATCAGCCTCCTGTATAAAACCAACCACATAAGCTGTACTAATAAGATCAAAACTTCTCCATCTCCTCACACTGGCATACTTATTCAACCCTCTTTCAATCATTTTATATTCCACTTTTCCTTCTTCACCTTCATCACTAATTTCTTGGCTCcgattcttcaacaaggcctcacCAAGACACCTTGCTAATACAACACCGTCCTCTAATGCAGCACAGCCACCTTGTCCAATGTCTGGGGTCATGGGGTGGAGCGCGTCTCCAGCTACACATACATTACCTTTGCTAATATTTCCCCAAAGAATTTCCCAAGGATGCCTATATCTCAATGGAGAGGATATAAAAGCATCCAAATCGGTGTTTTCCACAACAGTCCGTACTTCATCTGATACCTTTCCGAGCTTGCTTAACATATATCGCTTCAACTGAACTGGGTTTTCCTCTAGCTCTTTCTCTACAAGACATGCAAGTATAGACAAAAAATGAAATCCACATATACTGCTTTAGGTAACTACATAATATGGATGTTACGTACATTCAAAAGGTTTCTGAAGTTGTCAGGGTAAGACACTATGAAACCATTTATCATTATTGTTTGTTATCTGTTATGAGATTGAGAGATGAACACCATTTTTAAAGCAATGAAGAAACGCCTGTAAGATTACTAGTACTGGAAACTTGAGGAGCAGTGTGAATGAAAGCAAATAATCCCTAAAACTTGTGTGAAAGGCTTACCTTGGCTGGAGGGAGACCAAGTGAAGAACCAGTAAACATTTTTTTCATCACAAGGAATGGTACCAGATCTAACACCGTTCCCAAAGTACTGCATGAACATGGGATCAAACTCATGGCTGCTCTTGAACTCAGCACTACCTCGAAGGGCAGATCTTCCTGTAAAGACCGGCGGCTTGAAGCCAAGCCATTTTGCAACCACTGAGTTTACTCCATCACATCCAACCAAAACCTATTCAGTCATAGTGTTGACATTATAAGCAACAGTTCAAACCCATAAATATGATTATGCCCATCTAAAATGCAGATGGTGTTGTTTTACACCCATCAAAATATGGTCCAGTTAAGAATATATAGTGCCGAGCAATGACGATCATCAACAGAAATCTTAATTGCATACTTGTCATGAAACTATGCTTGGGAACCAAACTAATTAGGGAACATAATAACCAAAACAGTAGTGTTGAGAGCGTAGGAAGAGAGGAGTCTATGGTCCATGCTTTCTGGCCAATGAGCCAGGGAGTCATGTAATGATTATGTTAGCTTTGCGATGACCAAATGTTGATGTTATTTCAGTCAAAAGATGTCATAActggaaagtttttttttgcaTATATGTTTATGGTTGCTCTGGTACTATAATGCTCGACTGCGC is a genomic window containing:
- the LOC133738967 gene encoding monooxygenase 2-like; protein product: MQVVEDVVIVGAGISGLTTALGLHRLGIKSLVLESFDSLRITGFALTTWTNAWKALDAIGVGDYLRQQHLTLLGNVVSSRISGLQTFEMSFKEKGKHGDHENRCVKRKLLLEALASELPSGTIRFSSKVVSIEESGYFKLVHLADGTILKAKVLVGCDGVNSVVAKWLGFKPPVFTGRSALRGSAEFKSSHEFDPMFMQYFGNGVRSGTIPCDEKNVYWFFTWSPSSQEKELEENPVQLKRYMLSKLGKVSDEVRTVVENTDLDAFISSPLRYRHPWEILWGNISKGNVCVAGDALHPMTPDIGQGGCAALEDGVVLARCLGEALLKNRSQEISDEGEEGKVEYKMIERGLNKYASVRRWRSFDLISTAYVVGFIQEADGKIMTFLRDKFFSPILAGLLLKKADYDCGKLRSF